CAGCGTCGTCCTGGTGGCTCTGCTGCTCATTTGTGTTGCTAATGCACACGAGGGCCACGCACATCCTCCGTCCTCCGAGCACCATCTTGCCCCTCCACCCCAACACAGCGCAGCCATCATCAATAGTCTTTCATACTTTTGGTCTATGGCAATGGCCATGGTGGCTGCATCTTGgataatattgttttagttattttaatcttACTGTGTAAAACTTCAATTCCTGCATGAAGTTCACATTtctgtttaattaattattttgcctATTTTCGCATACTGTACTCTCCTTCGGtgatgtgtttttgtttttgttttcgtttgAATGTCATTTTGAGTAATTACCACGTCGACCTGAATAACAATTATGcatattcacatttttttccccttttagatcaagaaaattcaaaacagtATTTATCTTCTTATTCCATCAcgaataattttgtattatagtTTGGGAACTCAAGAAGACATTTGATATCACCTCTATTAATTTACTAATTAGAATGGAACATATTAGAAATTTGGACTAATATACAATAATTctgacttctttttttctttttgcaaagtTTAATTTATCCAGATTTtcagaaagaggaaaaaaaaggaaaagataggGATAGTGTgtatttgttaataattttgaactttttattttaaaatatatattgatgtaAAATTTGTGTAGAGTTTTGGAAAGATAATCTTTTAAagataagaaagaagaagaagaagaaaaaaacaattaagaaaattcaaagacttgcatttataaaattgaaaataggaAACAGATGTTTGGGTAAAGTCTCGTCAAAAGGGACACAATTTGGCTTCAGCTACACAACATATATACTATAGAAAACTCAAAGTGAAGATGACAATTAAGTACTCAATAAAAATTGTCAAgtcattagaaaaattaatatttgaaaaaaatatatatatataaatgagaGGTGAAAGTATTAGGGagaaaaatcacaaagaaaaagggaaatgcATGTCACCACCACACCAGAAGGATGGAGAGAACATAAATGAGttatcatttaaattcaaattgaatcaattGTGTGGTGACATATGCTTAGCTTTCTCGTTTGGATGGGTATAGTTATCATTTTGTTCCATATAAATAACAGAAACCCTTATAAAATGAACATTgggtgtgtatatatatataagagtaAATAAGAGTTTCTTAACTTTATAAATGCAAATAGGTTTTGAATAGAATGTACACCAAAACCATTGTTATAGGAAAATAGATTTAACCCATGACAGAGTGTATCTGTATCATCTCTTAAACGGACAATACGCTTCCCAGCTATGGTAGCCTTCTCATCTTTTCAAGATATCATATACAATAAATTTGTTCTCTCTCTCCATTCTCTTTGTTTccaaatatgatttaaattaaatctatgAATGTTGAtggatatttataaaaaattattacaaatattaaaatatatatttaacttaataaataaatatgtttgtatcttttaaacaacataaaatattatatattaatttatattatatccaTATTAGTACTAAACTTTTCCAAAGCAAATTTCGTGTTGATGTCAAGCTCATGGAAGAAAAGGTAGAAATAATGTTGGTTTAGCCAAagcaaatttaataaacattacatatttcaattaatacacattattaatatttaatatgtattttcataaaaacaatttaaaatataaatattgataaagaAACAAATCCGGTTTATAAACTAGTTAAATTATCCCGGACCATATATAAAACAATGCAAATTTTCACTGAAATATTTACGttgtatataacaaaataaaaaagttcattAAGTCggttataatattttaaatagaaagatttagacaaaagacttaaataaaattcattaagtctgttataatattttaaatagaaagaTTTAGACAAAAGACTTCAATTGAATGTGAGTTTTcatccaaaactaaaatttattttattacgtctaatcttataattattaataattatatattatattcaaaatcatatttaaattatttccttattcacaccttttcaatttttatgattttgataaCTTCCTTGTACAAATGTGTAACTTTATTAGGGtaataaattagaaatgattttcttaatgaagtttaaaacaaaattatttctaatatcaaattttatggtaattaattataagagTTAACAATATTCATCTCCATCATCTTAACAATCTGAAAAATTGCATCCGTCGTCGGTAACCCTTTATCTTCATCACGTTAACCTTGTaacttttcattcataaaGTTCATATTTTCCACACCGTTTACTTCATCCTTCAACATCTTTCACGTTAACCTTTCTTTTGCCCATAAATTTCATAGCCTTCAATATCGTGGTTCATCTTTTCCTAATTggtttgagttttattttatcctttCGTTCTCACTAAACTTtctattagttttcttttttcaattcttttcattattcttcATTCCATTAATTACTACGTgctaactttttattttattatattgctTACACATATTACTAGTTCATGCACATACAATAACACATGTATAGTATTATACAATAAGTCATGTGAATTGTTCACTTCagcaaattttcattcatatactGTAGACTACATAATTAAAACAGTAGTAAACTATAATATACAGTGACAATATACTATcagtttatatttattttaaattaacgaTATTTTGTACGAAATAATCGTTTTCttatgtgatttattatatatataccgcatcttatttacaattatactACTTTTTAATATACCCGCAGAATATAATAGTTTTCttatgtgatttattatatatatacctcatcttatttacaattataatagttttctAATATACCCATAACAtataatagttttcttttgtgatttattatatgtatatatatatatcttatttacaattatactatttaataacatatagttgtaatatttttttttgttaggatGACCGGTATTGAAGTCTATTTTGATGATTAACTGACCTTTCTTGCTTGTGCATCCATTTCCTGGCCAGGAGTTTCTAGCACTATGTTCCTTTTTATAGTTAAGTTCTCATTGTAGAGAACTATTTGAGTACCACTTTGTCCTATTCTATTATATTCATCCTCACATGGGAACATTGTTTGTATATGTTTGTATTCCATTTGGTTATCTTCGTAAGTCTTGAGAACTGGTTATCTTTTCATCCTATGATATACACgaatacaatataattaatatatatatacctatgGAGCAattaatatacatatgaaacatCAATATGGTAACATCTTATAACacttaatattaaatataccTCAACATCATCGATAATGATTGGATTatctttgtttgatttaattttcttactCTTGGACCCAAGACATCTTTCACTTCGTCTTACCATTTTCTACACTGCcattaaataaagttttacaaaattaaccaACATTTAACATATGTAAACCACACACCACatgttacatatttaaatcataatgTAAGTTAAAGAAACTTATAGTACATTTTCGTTACGCCCTAAAATTCACaatgcaatatttttttaaactttgattctCAATAAACACTAGAATATGTCACAATTAAAAGTACATTTTTGATTACTTGGCTATTTAATCGAGCATCTAAAATAAACCCAATATACCTAATATTTCTACTCAATTTCGGTAGGAAAAGATCGGAATGTAACAGCTATTGAAAGTCATCTTCTTCACATCCGAAACCTCAATAAACTCTAGAATCTATCACATGCAAAAGtatagtttcttttgtttgccTACTTAATCGAATATCTTCaatatacctaatatacctcatttttcatatgtattgaatatatacaatactaGCCTCGAAATTTACCAGATTTTGTCGAAAAAGTTATGAAGTTGCTGGCTGTCGAATGTCTACTTCTTCACCGTCGAAAGCTCTCAAATTTCTCAATACCCACATTGTCTTCTACAAGTATAATGGAGGCAGTATACAACAGTTTTCGTATAAGGAAAGTAACCTTTTAATTTCCACATCTTTCCAAATCCGTAAGACCCATGATTTATTCCATTTAGacttttgttataaattataaatcaattcCATAATAAAAATGAGCAAAGCTGTAATTTGGGCCATACATTTGTGTAATACAATGATTTAAGActtttgtgaaatttattagtaatttgaACCCTTcatttaatatcatataacaatttagtcaaTATGAGTTGAATAcccttttaaatatttcatttttgtcttttctttttctttctatcgtttttttctctcttcttctacaattttgaattttttaaaatttttattggGTTCtttgatacttttttttaaaaatttcaagctattatttggttgttcaGAATTgtgtgtcaaatataaaagcttctgaaaataattgttaaatattgGATAGGTAAATTTAAACATCGTGAACCAAGgataatctaaaaaaatcttttagaattggctactcaaatttaaacaatcaaatagtTTATACACCAAATCATTTAGATCTTCTACCAAAGTTTTggatagaatccaaaaattttactataatttataaatatttaaatttattttactatttttaaaaataccattTAAAATACCCATTTTTTATAggaaaatattttgctattttaaaacaGGCCTTTTTATAAACttcaatcaacaaaaaaaagggaaaaaagaaaacataatataCCATACTCTTTTCTAAACTctattttgaataaaagatGTGaccattaattaaaaacatacaTGAATACTTTGTTTCgtaattaactaaattaattgatttgtatttttctctttaattataaAGGCAGGTTGGTATGGTTAGTGGCATCATGGAATCATGGCATGGCACAAACTAGAAGTAGTCGAACTCCAcaaactctctttctttttctttttttatttcctttcacAATAAtctaatttaacaaattaagaaatcaaattattatcttttcatcaaattaattaagttcaaTCTCCTCTCTATATATTCTCTTATTTTCCTCATCCTTTCTTCACACACCTTACTCATCATCTCCCAAAAATGGCTTCCTCCACCCTTCTCAATCTTCTCACCCTAGCCTTCCTGCTTATCTCCACCGCTGCCAACTCCCCGGCACCCTCTCCAGCACCCACCGCCGAATCACCAACGTGGAAATGGACACCTTCTAACGAACCACCCTCCTCTCCACCCACTGCGGAGCCGCCAATGACGACAACGTCTCCACCTTCGCCTACAATATCTCCCCCGCCCACCCCACCGGAGCTCAGCCCCGTTCCAACATCCTATGCACCCACTTCGCCGCCCATGGCTAACCCACCTACATTGTCGCCGACCGCTCCACCGCCGGCAGTGAAGAGTCCAAGTCATGCCCCGTCGCCGGCGAAAACAAAAGCACCGGCTCCAGCTCCGTCGAAAACTAGTCCGGCGCCAGCAAAGGCACCGAAATCTTCTAAAGCTCCGGTGAGTAGTCCTCCGTCACCGAATGGACAGATGGAGCCACCGACGCCATCCGTAGCTCCGGCACCGTCGAAAGAGGGTAACGGCGCCGGTGCAAACAGATTCGCCATTGGTGGGTCTATTGCAGGATTAATGATTGCGGCTTTTATCGCTTAAATGAagctataatatatttgtggAATTCAGTTTGTTGGAGATTctgaatttgatatttgttttgttttaaaagagaattttattatgatcaattttcttcattatttctgagattttattttttattatctaaacATATATGTGGATGCCTACAACTGGAACACTCTTTTTTACgatattattatattgattACAATTTGGTATCGTTACAATTTAGACTAACATCCTACATAAAATGTTAGTAACAAATATTGCTCCAAATCTTAATTTGTGActatcacaattttttttttttttttttttgcaacaTGCATGAGCGTTGAgtcaaatcaatattttagGCTACTATAAATTTTACGAtatgaattaagaaaaaattatgatttactgatgttatagaaaatatatgtaaaagaatattattaattaaaaaaacaatatccAATATACTATCATTAAACAACATGTAATAACACTAACTTGCTCGAGAGTTTTGGAGAAGAACTTTGTTAACAAGCTTTGATAATT
This is a stretch of genomic DNA from Cucumis sativus cultivar 9930 chromosome 4, Cucumber_9930_V3, whole genome shotgun sequence. It encodes these proteins:
- the LOC105435353 gene encoding classical arabinogalactan protein 4, producing the protein MASSTLLNLLTLAFLLISTAANSPAPSPAPTAESPTWKWTPSNEPPSSPPTAEPPMTTTSPPSPTISPPPTPPELSPVPTSYAPTSPPMANPPTLSPTAPPPAVKSPSHAPSPAKTKAPAPAPSKTSPAPAKAPKSSKAPVSSPPSPNGQMEPPTPSVAPAPSKEGNGAGANRFAIGGSIAGLMIAAFIA